GGCAAACCTTTCGCTCACCGGACATGCCGAACTCAGATGACCTTCCGCATCAGCCAACCCAGGACCGAATCAACAAACGAGAGATAAAAGGACATGAGAATGCAGAACACGATGACCACGGTGGTCGCGCCGATGGTCTCGGCTCTGGTAGGGAACGAGACCTTCTTCAACTCGCTCCGTACCCCGTCGATAAACTCTCGAATCGAAGCCGTCATTCGCTGAAACACGATTGGAATCCTCTCTTCGCTCTATGCCCAAGCTCCGAAACCAGGTCCGG
The sequence above is a segment of the Nitrospiraceae bacterium genome. Coding sequences within it:
- the secE gene encoding preprotein translocase subunit SecE, which produces MFQRMTASIREFIDGVRSELKKVSFPTRAETIGATTVVIVFCILMSFYLSFVDSVLGWLMRKVI